One part of the Lepeophtheirus salmonis chromosome 14, UVic_Lsal_1.4, whole genome shotgun sequence genome encodes these proteins:
- the LOC121129681 gene encoding uncharacterized protein, with amino-acid sequence MGFVHLTDGYVNVYTDGSHNPPRSGGIGVYFGDDNNNNVSERAQEPVDTSHCAELQAATKAINILKRHHETNVNLFTDSDVLNETRSKAGNQRWWDDYNAAKSGMNVRIHRVSRSDPSLHEAHILARKATR; translated from the exons ATGG GTTTCGTACATTTAACAGATGGATACGTGAACGTCTATACGGATGGGTCCCACAATCCCCCTCGTTCTGGTGGAATCGGAGTTTACTTTGGcgatgataataataacaatgtgAGTGAGAGAGCTCAAGAACCCGTGGATACTTCTCACTGTGCCGAGTTGCAAGCTGCTACTAAAgctatcaatatattaaagcgtCATCATGAAactaatgtaaatttatttacggACTCTGACGTCTTAAATGAGACTAGGAGTAAAGCTGGTAACCAAAGATGGTGGGATGACTACAATGCTGCCAAGAGTGGTATGAATGTTCGGATACACAGGGTTAGTCGAAGCGATCCTTCGTTGCATGAAGCTCACATACTCGCCAGGAAAGCTACCCGCtaa